A region of the Salvelinus alpinus chromosome 24, SLU_Salpinus.1, whole genome shotgun sequence genome:
AAGCCAGACTGGTATGATGTCTTATCCAGTAAGCAGATACATTGTTCTAGGTATCCTTCATCTCTAAGTCTATGGAGGGCCTTATCATTGCAATTACTGACCATTTGAATGCAAAGTTTGTGGTTCCATCTTTAAGACATGGTATAAAATATGATTGCAGTGTAACCTCTCTTGACATCCTTGTCAGTGATTTGTCGTTGTTCATTTCTTGATGATTCTGGTTGTAATATAGTCTTATTTTTTCTGTGGTTGTGAAAGTAGAAGTATTTTGTacctaaaaaataaataactacagtacaatgaatgaaaaaaatatttttgcgaTTTATTggaaatatatactgaacaacaatataaacgcaacatgcaaaaatgtctaagattttacagagttacagttcatataacgaaatcagtcaattgaaataaattcattagccctaatctatgtatttcacatgactgggaatactgttggtcacagatacttttggtcatgtagtgtatgtggacacctgctcatcaaacatcgcattccaaaatcatgggcattaatatggagttggtcccccctttgctgttataacatcctccactcttctgggaaggctttccactagctgttggaacattgctgcgggacttgcttccattcagccacaagagcattagtgaggtcgggcactgatgttgggcgattaggcctggctcgcagtcggtgttcgatggggttgaggtcagtgctctgtgcaggccagtcaggttcttccaaaccgatctcggcaaaccatttctgtatggacctcactttgtgcacgggagcattgtcatgctgaaacaggaaagggccttcaccaaactgttgccacaagaaccatgaaaaacaaccccagaccattattcctcctccaccaaactttacagttggcactatgaattGGGGCAGGTAATGTTCTCcttagttgatcaggctgttgattgtggcttgtggaatgttctcccactcctcttcaatgtctagttaaataaataagaaCAATGGCTgcgcgaagttgctggatattggtggcaactggaacacgctgtcgtacatgtcgatccagagcatctggtgagtattcaggccatggaagaactgggatattttcagcttccaggaattgtgtacagatccttgtgacatggggccatgcattatcatgctgaaacatgagatgatgcCAGTGGATGAATGGCGCGACAATGGGCCTaaggatctcatcacagtatctctgcattcaaattgccatcgataaaatgcaaatgTGTTCGTTGTcaatagtttatgcctgcccataccataaccccaccaccaccatggggcactctgttaacaacgttgatatcagcaaaccgctcgcccacgtGACCCCATGCACGTGGTCtgtgtgaggccagttggatgtactgacaaattctcaaaAATTCCTTTGGAGGCGGATTCTGGTAGAGAAATTAAATTATATGGtgacagctctggtggacaatcctgcagttagaatgccaattgcaccctgcctcaaaacatgagacatctgtggcattgtgttgtgtgacaaaactgcacattttgaagtggccttttattgtccccagcagaaggtgcacctgtgtaacgatcatgctgtttaatcagcttcttgatatgccacacattcAGATTGGAAAcataggatcaacactttacatgttgcgtttcaatttttgttcagtgtattatcTTTGGTAATCCATTAGacattctgttttttttttccaGGATGGAAGGAAGTACGTTGCTCTATAGCCACAGGCAGGATGAGCACATGTTTAAACCGTCTTAAGAGGAGAGGAAACCCTGTCAGGTAACAATGTCCGGTGTTCATGTTTCACTTCAGGGAGGAAACCTCAAAGGAATGCTAGTACATTTCACTTATCTTGACAATCATAAATTAGCTTTTATAGTTTGAATTACATGCATTTGTAAATCATTTTATTTGCAATTAATTTGGCCTTAATCTGAACTCAACAATACATCTCATTATTTCATTGAAAAATATcactcaaaataaaaaatatacacgCTAGCACGGATACAAATGTTAATGTTAAAAAAATGTTAATCAAACTTCagacaaaaaaataacaattggAGAAAACAATAACAGTGATCTACTACTGTACACACCAGTGGAAGCTGGTGAGGGGAGAGCGActcaataatggctggaacgtagctaatggaatggcatcaaacacttcCATGTGTGTTGATGTAGTGTATTTGATACTATTCCGCTCCAACCATTACCACTAGCCTATCctccccagttaaggtgccaccaacctcctgtggtacacTTCATGATCCATCCGCTTACTCTTCATCAGAATCCTGCAGCAGAGCCTTCTGGGAGCTGGATGTCTTTCTCATCCCGATCTCTATGTCACCTCCCTTCCCTGCACATCTTTGTACACAGCTGTTAGGACCAGAGAAGAAGAAGCCATAGGTGGAAGTTGGCCGATACTGGCAGTGAATTTACCCAAGCTATATTAATGTAATGAGTTAGTTTATTTCGTTCAAGTTAAACTgaaatttacattttagtcatttagcattcatcttaagatagctaggtgggatatccacatctcagtcatagtaaacacatttttcctcaataaactagctatcagcaaagtcagtgctagtagggatAAAGTTAACTGACCTATTTGGAGACGGTATAAAAGCGTATGGATGAAACGTGGATAAAGGAAGATGCTCACCACCAGCCCATCCAGTAGTTGATGCCAACGATCAGCAGGGCCACAGCTAGATGCCAGCAGAAGCACATGGTGACGAACATGGTGTTATCGTGTGCCTTCAGATCCCACTGTACTCCGTTTAATGGGTACAGCACGAATCCAATCTGAAAGAACAAACACATTTGCTCAGTTTTTCTCTGAGAGTGTGATTCATGAGATCGACTCGTTTGAAAATGACAGTGGTTCATTTGGTGGTGGTTACTGTATTACCTGAAAGAACCAGGAGCCTTGCAGGATGGTCATGCTGGTCCTGAGAAGTTCCAGTATGATGTTATCTCGCATGAACACCTCCAACAGGGTGCTGGCCGCCACACCAAACACTGCCACAAACAGCAGGGAGTGGATGTGGGTATCCAGAGGAGGGCGCATGTGCACATGGAAGTAAAACAGAAACCCTGGAGGGGAATGGAACATCCTGGAATATTAACACAACATGAAGATAACATATAGTCAGTGTCTACAGTTCAAAGAGCAAGGAAATACTATTTGTGATAACTATAACAATTATCCTGATGGTAAGAATACCTGCAAATTAAAATACGCCTCAAGTCTGCTAATGACTAGAGATGTACAATTGACACTGTACCTTCAATGAaaaaagccagagagagagcaagacggTCAAGACCAAGTGGGACTGGAAGCGGCGACATACTGAGGACTTTAACAATTCCCCAGATGCCGAAGAAGAAGTACATTGTGCTGTGCTGCCAGTTCATCAGCTTCACCCAGGACTTAGTCTCTCTGAGGTACAGGTGGCCATGGGGCCCATCGGGCACAAACTGCTCTGCCATGATGCCTACAGAATGACAGAACAACATCTAGGTCAAATGTGGTTGAGAGATTCCATAGTGTAAAATCCTGAAAGAGAGAGTGGTACAAATAAGTGCACCAAGGAAGACACTCACCCACAAAGGCTAAGAAAATGATGAGTGCCCCCTCGATTAAGTCGATTCTGTTAAAGAACAGGGGCAGTTTTTGTCTTCCTTTAGGCTGACGCCTCCTCCAGCAGTGTCGGAGAGGGTACTTCATTGACCAACACAGGCCTAACAGCAGAAAGCAGCTGCCAGGAAGGGCATGTCCCTTGAAGTTGGCCATCCTCCTGTCAAAACTGAAAAATTTGAAATATATTAATGATAAATTAAATGAGCAATAAATCATAAACAAGTTGTTTTGTGATAATAGAAAGTACCACAGAGAGTAATTGTTTGAGCAACTTTACAATTTTCACAACTTTAATAAAATATGCAAAAAGGTGCGTATGAGCTAAACGATGCAGATGGAAATGATTTTGTACTAGGACTATTCAGTCATCCAGAATGAAagtatatttgtttttttatcttGAGGTCAATTTAGAACACGCATTGTGTCCTGGCAATGACTCCCATGTATCCGGGAGATAGATACCAGTCCTAAAGACATTTATCTTGCAAATTAAAATGCAAATCCATTTGTGCAGTCCAAAATAGAGCTAGATGGTTAGAGATAACATAGAGGTGcatagtaaagagagagagaccaaggtaaGACAATTCTGGAGTTTGCACACCGGTTTGTAGTTTCCAGTCATGTCAGATAATTGATATAAAAAAGCACTTGTGTGATCATAGTAAATTTTACCTTTAAAGAAATGCTGTACTGAGTTGAATATGCATGTGCTGTGTATAATAGGTCAATGTCTGTACTGGGGGAAAAAACAAGAGTTGGTTGTGCGGGTGATGTCCTTTAAGTCATGCTGGTGGGATGTCACTTACTTATTAGGCATCACAGTAGGCTGGAGTTCGATCCTTTTTATTTTTTGGTTGTTGGTGTAATGTATTGTATACCTTTGGTTGGTTACTGTTTATTTTTGTTTGACagaggacgtgtgtgtgtgtgtgtgtgtgtgtgtgtgtgtgtgtgtg
Encoded here:
- the LOC139552602 gene encoding transmembrane protein 45B-like; its protein translation is MANFKGHALPGSCFLLLGLCWSMKYPLRHCWRRRQPKGRQKLPLFFNRIDLIEGALIIFLAFVGIMAEQFVPDGPHGHLYLRETKSWVKLMNWQHSTMYFFFGIWGIVKVLSMSPLPVPLGLDRLALSLAFFIEGFLFYFHVHMRPPLDTHIHSLLFVAVFGVAASTLLEVFMRDNIILELLRTSMTILQGSWFFQIGFVLYPLNGVQWDLKAHDNTMFVTMCFCWHLAVALLIVGINYWMGWCCVQRCAGKGGDIEIGMRKTSSSQKALLQDSDEE